One Myxococcales bacterium genomic region harbors:
- a CDS encoding PEGA domain-containing protein, protein MRRLSLGGFVISVALLAFSGPARAGDVGEARALFQAGVKLYQEADYVAAREKFAEAERAHHAPVIVYNLALCDEKLGHVQAAVDGYERYIAEEGERGELSTAAAVAAAQLKSRSGKLKVESDPPGMRVYVDGTALEERTPTTLLVTTGAHHVVVEGDGFRDERDVRAAAGKLEVVGFVRPPTKPGEVRPPPPKVPEPELPPKPQEGPHPEGFVFGAHFVAVPYAFFKADTGPQNASASGASIGFSVEGGYAFTRRAEIVVRALGAIGSECGSFAGSNFLSMGPAINFRVLDWAWAGLGLLGGQAQACTNDKKLATNVVFSPTFDLGFAVATQPYGQWMITASIGYYFANPTNENRVLYAPIGFGLRFF, encoded by the coding sequence GTGAGACGTCTCTCGCTCGGGGGTTTCGTGATCTCGGTCGCGCTGTTGGCCTTCTCCGGCCCAGCCCGGGCGGGCGACGTGGGCGAGGCTCGAGCGCTCTTTCAGGCCGGCGTGAAGCTCTATCAAGAGGCCGACTACGTCGCCGCGCGCGAGAAGTTCGCCGAGGCCGAGCGCGCGCACCATGCCCCCGTCATCGTCTACAACCTCGCCCTCTGCGACGAGAAGCTCGGGCACGTGCAGGCCGCGGTCGACGGGTACGAGCGCTACATCGCCGAAGAGGGCGAGCGCGGAGAGCTCTCGACCGCCGCCGCCGTGGCCGCCGCGCAGCTGAAATCGCGGTCCGGTAAGCTCAAGGTCGAGAGTGATCCGCCGGGGATGCGCGTGTACGTCGACGGCACGGCCCTCGAAGAGCGCACCCCCACGACGCTGCTCGTGACGACCGGCGCGCACCACGTGGTGGTCGAGGGCGACGGCTTTCGGGACGAGCGCGACGTGCGTGCGGCCGCGGGCAAGCTCGAGGTGGTCGGCTTCGTGAGGCCCCCGACGAAGCCGGGGGAGGTGCGCCCACCCCCGCCCAAGGTGCCCGAGCCCGAGCTCCCGCCGAAGCCCCAAGAGGGGCCGCACCCCGAGGGCTTCGTGTTCGGCGCGCACTTCGTGGCCGTGCCCTACGCGTTCTTCAAGGCCGACACGGGCCCGCAGAACGCGTCGGCCTCGGGCGCGTCGATCGGGTTCTCGGTCGAGGGCGGGTACGCGTTCACACGGCGCGCCGAGATCGTCGTGCGCGCGCTCGGCGCGATCGGCTCCGAGTGCGGGAGCTTCGCGGGCTCGAACTTCTTGTCGATGGGGCCCGCCATCAACTTCCGCGTGCTCGACTGGGCGTGGGCGGGCTTGGGGCTCCTCGGCGGGCAGGCGCAGGCGTGCACGAACGACAAGAAGCTCGCGACCAACGTGGTCTTCTCGCCCACGTTCGACCTCGGCTTCGCCGTGGCCACGCAGCCCTACGGCCAGTGGATGATCACGGCGAGCATCGGGTACTACTTCGCGAACCCGACGAACGAAAATCGCGTGCTCTATGCACCGATCGGCTTCGGTTTGCGCTTTTTTTGA
- a CDS encoding serine/threonine protein kinase — protein MDPKDRVGSLLAGKYRLESLLGTGGMGTVYEGLHEGVGKRFAIKVLRSEAFHDEPTRARFRKEAQAAAKIEHPNVVAVFDVGETDDAAPFMVMELLRGQSLFEALEAGRMAPEQAVDVAIEMLSALDCAHKAGIVHRDIKPANVFLTKAADGTNHVKVLDFGVAKFAETDEASLTQSGAIVGTPLYMAPEQFLAEKEVDGRADVWAVGATLFQMLTDRPVHLTTSATAAAAKVVSERAPRVKSLREEIPEDLDAIVARALEIKKDDRFASAREMMEALDRHRMGVEVTLPGAPSTPPNASSRRSGSRVSSPGRESSPQGRISNPSSSPSSRETLPSSPTSRSGDERAPSAFGRHALIGLGSGALGALVTVVVVLRASPPPAVPPPGTVPPLPTAPDVYRPPPKPEPSVELEPKPSASAPPSAPPKVAPQPPASASGAASAKVKCEAGQVESLGHCCAKGLVWQGGRCERPLATDF, from the coding sequence ATGGACCCGAAAGACCGCGTAGGATCCCTGCTCGCCGGAAAGTACCGGCTCGAGAGCCTGCTCGGGACGGGAGGGATGGGCACGGTCTACGAAGGTCTCCACGAGGGCGTCGGCAAGCGCTTCGCCATCAAGGTGCTCCGCTCCGAGGCCTTCCACGACGAGCCCACGCGCGCCCGCTTCCGCAAAGAGGCGCAGGCCGCGGCGAAGATCGAGCACCCGAACGTGGTGGCCGTGTTCGACGTGGGCGAGACCGACGACGCGGCGCCGTTCATGGTGATGGAGCTGCTCCGCGGGCAGTCGCTCTTCGAGGCGCTCGAGGCCGGCAGAATGGCCCCGGAGCAGGCGGTCGACGTCGCCATCGAGATGCTCTCGGCCCTCGACTGCGCCCACAAGGCCGGCATCGTTCATCGGGACATCAAGCCGGCCAACGTCTTCCTCACCAAGGCGGCCGACGGCACGAACCACGTCAAGGTGCTCGACTTCGGCGTGGCCAAATTCGCCGAGACCGACGAGGCGAGCCTCACCCAGTCGGGCGCGATCGTGGGCACGCCGCTCTACATGGCGCCCGAGCAGTTCCTCGCCGAGAAAGAGGTCGACGGGCGCGCCGACGTGTGGGCCGTGGGCGCCACGCTCTTCCAGATGCTCACCGACCGGCCCGTGCACCTCACGACGAGCGCCACGGCCGCCGCGGCCAAGGTCGTGAGCGAGCGCGCTCCCAGGGTAAAATCCCTGCGAGAAGAGATCCCGGAGGACCTCGACGCCATCGTCGCCCGGGCCCTCGAGATCAAGAAAGACGACCGCTTCGCCTCGGCGCGCGAGATGATGGAGGCGCTCGATCGGCACCGCATGGGCGTCGAGGTCACGCTCCCGGGCGCCCCCTCGACCCCGCCGAACGCGTCGTCCCGCAGGTCGGGCTCCCGTGTGTCGAGCCCGGGACGCGAGTCGAGCCCACAGGGACGCATTTCGAACCCTTCGTCGAGCCCCTCGAGCCGCGAGACATTGCCCTCGAGCCCCACCTCGCGAAGCGGCGACGAGCGCGCTCCCTCCGCGTTCGGTCGTCACGCGCTCATCGGGCTCGGGAGCGGCGCGCTCGGGGCGCTCGTCACGGTGGTCGTGGTCCTCCGCGCGTCTCCCCCTCCCGCGGTCCCTCCGCCGGGCACGGTGCCTCCCCTCCCCACCGCGCCCGACGTGTACCGTCCGCCGCCGAAGCCCGAGCCATCGGTCGAGCTCGAGCCCAAACCTTCGGCGTCCGCGCCTCCGTCGGCCCCGCCCAAGGTCGCGCCTCAACCTCCCGCCTCGGCCAGCGGCGCGGCCTCGGCCAAGGTGAAATGCGAGGCGGGGCAGGTCGAGTCCCTCGGGCACTGCTGCGCGAAGGGCCTCGTGTGGCAGGGAGGGCGCTGCGAGCGGCCCCTCGCGACCGATTTTTAG
- a CDS encoding alpha/beta hydrolase family protein, with amino-acid sequence MPTSFAHSLLDRLVARLARKGKLFAEGFGDVEALRRVSAEIRDYTPERDVGTPTVRWEPNDKRFLGVRVRRGSFESPLARLLPPEARRAVVELVLPERPRGVCLLLAATAEEGFARRRLFARHLVSAGIGTLALESPLYGARRPAGQVGPRIRTVLEHVSLNLATVDEGRALLRYLRAEVTPNVGVSGFSQGGFMGGFVAALSRFPLAAVLRGAGDSAVPVFTRDALTRVVDWPALVREAGSLHAAKSLFEEALAPVRISRHPIPVLPEAAILVYGRHDAFVVRHETEALSRYWKGSELREREAGHVSQALFHRSSHARAVLDAFERLERAAARGA; translated from the coding sequence ATGCCGACGTCGTTCGCCCACTCCCTGCTCGACCGCCTCGTCGCGCGTCTCGCGCGGAAGGGCAAGCTCTTCGCCGAGGGCTTCGGGGACGTCGAGGCGCTCCGGCGGGTCTCGGCCGAGATCCGCGACTACACACCCGAGCGCGACGTGGGCACGCCTACGGTGCGATGGGAGCCGAACGACAAGCGATTTCTCGGGGTGCGCGTGCGTCGTGGCTCGTTCGAGTCGCCCCTCGCACGCCTCCTGCCGCCCGAGGCGCGTCGCGCGGTCGTCGAGCTGGTGCTCCCGGAGAGGCCGCGGGGCGTGTGCCTCCTCTTGGCCGCCACGGCCGAGGAAGGGTTCGCGCGGCGGCGCCTCTTCGCCCGCCACCTCGTGTCCGCCGGCATCGGCACGCTCGCCCTCGAGAGCCCTCTTTACGGCGCGCGAAGGCCCGCGGGGCAGGTCGGCCCGCGCATTCGCACGGTGCTCGAGCACGTGTCGTTGAACCTCGCCACGGTCGACGAGGGCCGCGCCCTGCTCCGTTACCTGCGCGCCGAGGTGACCCCGAACGTGGGCGTGAGCGGCTTCAGCCAAGGTGGGTTCATGGGCGGCTTCGTCGCGGCGCTCTCGCGCTTCCCGCTCGCCGCCGTGCTCCGCGGCGCGGGAGACTCGGCCGTGCCCGTGTTCACACGCGACGCCCTCACGCGCGTGGTCGACTGGCCCGCCCTCGTGCGCGAGGCCGGGAGCCTGCACGCCGCGAAGAGCCTCTTCGAAGAGGCCCTCGCGCCCGTCCGCATCAGCCGGCACCCGATCCCCGTGCTGCCCGAGGCGGCCATCCTCGTGTACGGCCGGCATGACGCGTTCGTCGTGCGCCACGAGACCGAGGCCCTGTCGCGCTATTGGAAGGGCTCCGAGCTCCGCGAGCGCGAGGCCGGCCACGTGAGCCAGGCGCTCTTCCACAGATCGTCCCACGCGCGGGCGGTGCTCGACGCCTTCGAACGGCTCGAACGTGCCGCCGCACGCGGGGCGTAA
- a CDS encoding OmpA family protein, with the protein MNRAALPWLVLAGLTLVTGCAPIAPPKELSTARSTYVTAKREAKDDAPLELEEAHRALLLAEHRFEEIGAEPEVAGLGFVADRKAQRAMAMARKARLERELRGLEEDLQKRVKDREARALADAEAARLEAEKRKKEAEEAQRARKEAEEREASALNALRKLSSSVRAEPRGLVITFSGAVLFATNGAALTPAAKTKLDELVDVLQQKSPKATLLVEGHTDNTGTHAHNATLSKARADAVAAYLVKKGVAKDRVRTEGVGETRPIASNAQNDGRATNRRVEIVVEK; encoded by the coding sequence ATGAACCGCGCAGCTTTGCCGTGGCTCGTGCTCGCCGGGCTCACGCTCGTCACGGGGTGCGCCCCGATCGCGCCTCCGAAGGAGCTCTCCACCGCCCGCAGCACCTACGTGACGGCCAAACGAGAAGCCAAGGACGACGCTCCCCTCGAGCTCGAAGAGGCCCACCGCGCGCTGCTCTTGGCCGAGCACCGGTTCGAGGAGATCGGCGCCGAGCCCGAGGTGGCCGGCCTCGGCTTCGTGGCCGACCGCAAGGCCCAACGCGCCATGGCCATGGCCAGAAAGGCGCGGCTCGAGCGCGAGCTCCGTGGTCTCGAGGAGGACCTCCAGAAGCGCGTGAAGGATCGCGAGGCGCGCGCGCTCGCCGACGCGGAGGCCGCGAGGCTCGAGGCCGAGAAGCGAAAGAAGGAGGCCGAAGAGGCCCAGCGCGCGCGAAAGGAGGCCGAAGAGCGAGAGGCCTCGGCGCTCAATGCTCTACGGAAGCTCTCGTCGAGCGTGCGGGCCGAGCCTCGTGGTCTCGTCATCACGTTCTCGGGCGCGGTGCTCTTCGCGACGAACGGCGCGGCGCTCACGCCCGCCGCCAAGACGAAGCTGGACGAGCTCGTCGATGTGCTCCAGCAGAAGAGCCCGAAGGCGACCCTGCTCGTCGAAGGCCACACCGACAACACCGGCACGCACGCGCACAACGCGACGCTCTCGAAGGCGCGCGCCGACGCCGTGGCCGCCTACCTCGTGAAGAAGGGCGTGGCCAAGGACCGCGTCCGCACCGAGGGCGTCGGAGAGACCCGGCCCATCGCCTCGAATGCCCAAAACGACGGCCGCGCGACCAACCGCCGCGTGGAGATCGTGGTCGAAAAGTAG
- a CDS encoding DUF4398 domain-containing protein, with the protein MVAVLWSIPCTGGCAGALPPPTERLKATEAKIQAAEKDGAGDTRAATEVLSRSKEAVARAKVAIQKGRHAEAGELLLRADADADLADALGKEGAVADTVEKVKKKLAEETSKDGAKETGK; encoded by the coding sequence GTGGTCGCCGTTCTTTGGTCCATTCCTTGCACGGGAGGCTGCGCGGGCGCCCTGCCCCCCCCGACCGAGCGTTTGAAGGCCACCGAGGCCAAAATCCAAGCTGCCGAAAAGGACGGCGCGGGCGACACACGCGCCGCCACCGAGGTGCTCTCGCGCTCGAAGGAGGCGGTGGCGCGGGCCAAGGTCGCCATCCAGAAGGGGCGGCACGCCGAGGCCGGTGAGCTCTTGCTCCGGGCCGACGCCGACGCCGATCTCGCCGACGCGCTCGGCAAAGAGGGCGCCGTGGCCGACACGGTCGAGAAGGTGAAGAAGAAGCTCGCCGAAGAGACGTCGAAGGACGGCGCCAAGGAGACCGGAAAATGA
- a CDS encoding DEAD/DEAH box helicase — MPIVTAYDSEAHRASEHSKPISSPPPVSELRVRAHGQGALAYDTRTATNAVPVPCLHVFTDDVVTHRTSGLVSRFETTKMPLLALSFDYAGTIVPALGNDEDEEDDTSGVTRDVRAEMRARRLIEGFGALDLSCLEDMAAAPGVQADYLVACEGTASDYCTFQSAVVPQLRKLGFRVTVDAAHEWKTIEPEPRWYADIEEMEKKERDPNREDWFGVELGIELSGQRVSLLPALLDLLEKSANGDGLFDLARRAGKCVAVPVKEHVYLSLPTERLRSILRVLAELYDGKPIQKGALPVPSAKLGAMERLDEVFKNEEQLELRFTGGARDAWREAGAIGEPTPVEQPEGLRATLRPYQVYGLSWLQHLVDRGVGGVLADDMGLGKTLQTISHLALLKQRGLLTKPAIIVAPTSLVNNWAREAAKFAPRLRVLAIHGPDRAPLYEKLDSTDVVVTSYPVVIRDEEKLAETEFFILVLDEAQTIKNDKGRAHGAVRAIRTEHRLCLSGTPVENHLGELWALSDFLNPGLLGDELHFARFYRFPIEKQRNAERLETLREILSPYILRRTKAEVAKELPPKTELHRPIELRGDQRELYESIRVAAHAEVRKLIKKKGLSASTIPILGALTKLRQLCCDPRLVNVSGSIAKESAKLRVFDDLTTQLLKDGHRVLVFSQFTTMISILEESLRARKIPYTTLTGNTADRPFAIGKFEKGEVDVFLISLRAGGTGLTLTGADQVIHYDPWWNPAVQAQATDRAYRIGQSRPVFVHHLYVAGSVEERMLRLQRKKRIVADAILGEGEGSAALTEDDVELLFAPLGAR; from the coding sequence GTGCCGATTGTGACTGCCTACGACTCCGAGGCCCATCGCGCCTCCGAGCACTCCAAGCCCATCTCCTCCCCCCCTCCGGTGAGCGAGCTTCGCGTCCGAGCCCACGGCCAAGGTGCCCTCGCGTACGACACGCGGACGGCCACGAACGCCGTGCCCGTGCCTTGCCTGCACGTGTTCACGGACGACGTCGTCACGCACCGGACGAGCGGCCTCGTGTCTCGCTTCGAGACCACGAAGATGCCGCTCCTCGCCCTCTCGTTCGACTACGCGGGCACGATCGTCCCTGCGCTCGGGAACGACGAGGACGAAGAAGACGACACGAGCGGCGTGACGCGCGACGTCCGCGCCGAGATGCGCGCGCGCAGGCTCATCGAGGGCTTCGGGGCGCTCGATCTCTCGTGCCTCGAGGACATGGCCGCCGCCCCGGGTGTGCAGGCCGACTACCTCGTCGCCTGCGAGGGGACCGCCTCCGACTACTGCACCTTCCAAAGCGCCGTCGTCCCCCAGCTCCGAAAGCTCGGCTTCCGCGTGACGGTGGACGCCGCGCACGAGTGGAAGACCATCGAGCCCGAGCCCCGGTGGTACGCCGACATCGAGGAGATGGAGAAGAAGGAGCGCGATCCGAACCGCGAGGACTGGTTCGGCGTCGAGCTCGGCATCGAGCTGTCGGGTCAGCGGGTCTCGCTCTTGCCGGCCCTGCTCGATTTGCTCGAGAAATCCGCCAACGGCGACGGCCTCTTCGACCTCGCGCGGCGCGCAGGAAAGTGCGTGGCCGTGCCCGTCAAGGAGCACGTCTACCTCTCTTTGCCCACGGAGCGCCTCCGCTCGATCCTGCGTGTGCTCGCCGAGCTCTACGACGGAAAGCCCATTCAGAAGGGCGCGCTGCCCGTCCCCTCGGCCAAGCTCGGCGCGATGGAGCGCCTCGACGAGGTCTTCAAGAACGAAGAGCAGCTCGAGCTCCGCTTCACGGGCGGCGCACGCGACGCCTGGCGCGAGGCCGGTGCCATCGGTGAGCCCACGCCCGTCGAGCAGCCCGAGGGCCTCCGCGCCACGCTCCGCCCCTACCAGGTCTACGGCCTCTCGTGGCTCCAGCACCTCGTCGATCGCGGCGTCGGCGGTGTGCTCGCCGACGACATGGGCCTCGGCAAGACCCTCCAGACGATCAGCCATCTCGCGCTCCTCAAGCAGCGCGGCTTGCTCACGAAGCCGGCCATCATCGTGGCCCCCACGAGCCTCGTGAACAACTGGGCCCGCGAGGCCGCCAAGTTCGCCCCGCGCCTGCGTGTGCTCGCGATCCACGGCCCCGACCGCGCGCCCCTCTACGAGAAGCTCGACTCGACCGACGTCGTGGTCACAAGCTACCCGGTCGTCATCCGCGACGAAGAGAAGCTCGCCGAGACCGAGTTCTTCATCCTCGTGCTCGACGAGGCGCAGACCATCAAGAACGACAAGGGCCGCGCCCACGGCGCCGTGCGCGCCATCCGCACGGAGCACAGGCTCTGCCTCTCGGGCACGCCCGTCGAGAACCACCTCGGCGAGCTCTGGGCCCTCTCGGACTTCTTGAACCCGGGCCTCCTCGGGGACGAGCTCCACTTCGCGCGTTTCTATCGGTTTCCCATCGAGAAACAGCGAAACGCCGAGCGCCTCGAGACCCTGCGCGAAATTCTTTCACCCTACATCCTTCGGCGCACCAAGGCCGAGGTGGCCAAAGAGCTCCCCCCGAAGACCGAGCTCCACCGCCCCATCGAGCTCCGCGGCGATCAGCGCGAGCTCTACGAGAGCATCCGCGTCGCCGCGCACGCCGAGGTGCGGAAGCTCATCAAAAAGAAGGGCCTCTCGGCCTCGACCATCCCGATCCTCGGCGCGCTCACCAAGCTCCGCCAGCTCTGCTGCGATCCGCGCCTCGTCAACGTGAGCGGCTCGATCGCCAAAGAGTCGGCCAAGCTGCGCGTCTTCGACGACCTCACCACGCAGCTTCTCAAAGACGGCCATCGCGTCCTCGTGTTCTCGCAGTTCACGACGATGATCAGCATCCTCGAGGAGTCGCTCCGGGCCCGGAAAATCCCCTACACGACGCTCACCGGGAACACGGCCGATCGCCCCTTCGCGATCGGCAAGTTCGAGAAGGGCGAGGTCGACGTCTTCCTCATCAGCCTGCGCGCCGGCGGCACGGGCCTCACGCTCACGGGCGCCGACCAGGTCATCCACTACGATCCGTGGTGGAACCCCGCGGTCCAAGCCCAAGCGACCGACCGCGCCTACCGCATCGGCCAGTCGCGCCCGGTGTTCGTGCACCACCTCTACGTCGCGGGCAGCGTCGAGGAGCGCATGCTCCGGCTCCAGAGGAAGAAGCGCATCGTGGCCGACGCGATCCTGGGCGAAGGCGAGGGGAGCGCCGCCCTCACCGAAGACGACGTCGAGCTCCTGTTCGCCCCCCTCGGCGCGCGCTGA
- a CDS encoding sigma-70 family RNA polymerase sigma factor, with product MGSAHEANGLSLYRRGLGTAQPLSREAEHDLAVRYRAGDKRAGDKLVVACLPFVVSIALEYRRWGVPLEDIVQQGNIGLLRAAEKFDPSKDCRLATYAAYWIRAEIREFVVRAFRVVRVGTTKGERRALRAFRTGKDTSPKHLAEISGLSEERVARLLPLLAGRETSLDAQVDEQAAMVERLSSDEPSPEENATASERREKAKGLVKAALRSLSEREKMIVCARIMNDDPPTLQALGDQLGVSKERVRQLEERACVKLRREIGQLAAGF from the coding sequence ATGGGCTCGGCTCACGAGGCGAACGGCCTCTCCCTCTACCGGCGTGGACTCGGTACGGCACAACCGCTCTCGCGCGAAGCAGAGCACGACCTCGCCGTGCGTTACCGGGCAGGCGACAAACGCGCGGGCGACAAGCTCGTCGTCGCGTGTTTGCCCTTCGTGGTCTCCATCGCGCTCGAGTACCGGCGCTGGGGTGTGCCCCTCGAAGACATCGTCCAGCAAGGGAACATTGGGCTCCTCCGCGCCGCCGAGAAGTTCGACCCCTCGAAAGACTGCCGCCTCGCCACCTACGCCGCGTACTGGATCCGCGCGGAGATCCGCGAGTTCGTGGTGCGCGCGTTCCGCGTCGTTCGGGTGGGCACCACCAAGGGAGAGCGCCGCGCCCTCCGCGCGTTCCGCACTGGAAAAGACACCTCGCCGAAGCACCTCGCCGAGATCTCGGGCCTGTCCGAAGAGCGGGTCGCGCGGCTCCTTCCGCTCCTCGCCGGCCGCGAGACGAGCCTCGACGCGCAGGTGGACGAACAGGCTGCCATGGTCGAGCGGCTCTCGTCGGACGAGCCCTCCCCCGAGGAGAACGCGACCGCGAGCGAACGCCGCGAGAAGGCGAAGGGGCTCGTGAAGGCGGCCCTCCGCAGCCTCTCGGAACGCGAAAAAATGATCGTGTGCGCGCGCATCATGAACGACGACCCTCCCACCCTCCAGGCGCTGGGCGACCAGCTCGGAGTCTCGAAGGAGCGCGTCCGTCAGCTCGAGGAGCGCGCCTGCGTGAAGCTCCGCCGCGAGATCGGCCAGCTCGCCGCGGGGTTCTGA